The following proteins are co-located in the Granulicella pectinivorans genome:
- a CDS encoding SGNH/GDSL hydrolase family protein yields MKLTLKNHLASVVAVCVLAMPVHVFAAKALPDHWVGTWGAAPMAAANKPDGPGSADMTLREIVHVSLGGAYTRVVLTNEFGTEPLTVGAVHVALSAGGGSIKLASANAVTFGGSPTITIPAGALAVSDGFALTLPTGADVAVSIFIPAQTISRLSQHGAAYQTNYIAPGNAVGKASLEGAKEFANWDFLKGIDVRVPASDASIVAFGDSITDGAKSTRDTNTRWPDILAARLAKDKKTSGLGVLNMGIGGNRILHDNTGPNALARFDRDVIAQAGVKYVVVMESINDIGHAFDSKKPYDVISAADIIQGFKQMADRAHTHGIRIIGATLTPYVGAGYQSTEGEAARAAVNTWIRTSSDLDGVIDFDKATQDPANPTVFNPAYDSGDHLHPKDAGYKAMGESIDLKLFTPKK; encoded by the coding sequence TTGAAACTGACCCTGAAGAACCATCTCGCTTCCGTCGTTGCAGTCTGCGTCCTTGCTATGCCCGTGCATGTCTTCGCCGCGAAGGCCCTGCCGGATCACTGGGTCGGCACCTGGGGCGCTGCGCCGATGGCTGCGGCCAACAAGCCGGATGGACCCGGCTCCGCCGACATGACCCTTCGCGAGATCGTGCATGTGTCGCTGGGTGGGGCGTACACGCGCGTCGTGCTGACCAATGAGTTCGGCACCGAGCCCCTGACCGTCGGCGCGGTCCACGTCGCGCTCAGCGCCGGCGGCGGCAGCATCAAGCTCGCGTCGGCAAACGCCGTCACCTTCGGCGGAAGCCCCACCATCACCATCCCCGCCGGAGCCCTCGCCGTCTCCGATGGATTCGCCCTCACCCTGCCCACCGGAGCCGACGTCGCCGTCAGCATCTTTATCCCGGCCCAGACCATCTCCAGGCTGAGCCAGCACGGCGCGGCCTACCAGACCAACTACATCGCACCCGGCAACGCCGTCGGCAAGGCCTCGCTCGAGGGCGCGAAGGAGTTCGCGAACTGGGACTTCCTCAAAGGCATCGACGTCCGCGTACCCGCCTCCGACGCCTCCATCGTCGCCTTCGGAGACAGCATCACCGATGGCGCGAAGTCCACCAGGGACACCAACACCCGCTGGCCCGATATCCTCGCCGCGCGCCTGGCCAAAGACAAGAAGACCTCCGGCCTCGGCGTGCTGAACATGGGCATCGGCGGCAATCGCATCCTGCACGACAACACCGGCCCCAATGCGCTGGCCCGCTTTGACCGCGACGTCATCGCACAGGCCGGCGTCAAGTACGTCGTCGTCATGGAAAGCATCAACGACATCGGCCACGCCTTCGATTCCAAGAAGCCCTACGACGTCATCTCCGCCGCCGACATCATCCAGGGCTTCAAGCAGATGGCCGACCGCGCCCACACCCACGGCATCCGGATCATCGGAGCCACGCTCACACCGTACGTCGGCGCAGGGTACCAGTCCACCGAGGGCGAAGCCGCCCGTGCCGCCGTCAACACCTGGATCCGCACCAGCAGCGATCTCGACGGCGTCATCGACTTCGACAAGGCCACGCAGGATCCCGCCAACCCGACCGTCTTCAATCCCGCCTACGACAGCGGCGACCATCTCCACCCGAAGGACGCCGGCTACAAGGCCATGGGCGAATCCATCGACCTGAAGTTGTTCACCCCAAAGAAGTAA
- a CDS encoding ABC transporter permease, producing the protein MHSAWLIAKREYLERVRTKAFLVATILIPILMVAFVVGSAILAKSTRSTSHLIIVSKDTQLVMDLQDQLKKGDGSQMTVDTMAPGDGVRAMLDQELADQSIDGYLWITPAKSANDRPAFDFKPRSKADISTSSVLKDALQTVLVRERLTHQGMVASDVDSMMAPVTIDTSSSSGKSKSVNGSFAVAYILFFLMYMVVMLYGMNVARSIIEEKTSRVFEVLLATITPEEMLAGKILGVGSVGITQILIWMLAALILAPISGMMGSGSFSFSITVVQAIFFVLYFIFGFLLYSSMAAALGSMTNSEQELQQLNMFLVLPLAFCMLMIPVVTTNPGGTWARIVSLIPFCTPLLMNFRVSLAMPQPWELALSFVLMSLTIYAVLWIASRIYRVGILMYGKKPNLPEILRWVKYS; encoded by the coding sequence ATGCATAGTGCCTGGCTGATCGCAAAGCGTGAATATCTCGAGCGCGTCCGGACGAAGGCCTTTCTCGTCGCCACGATCCTCATCCCCATCCTCATGGTCGCGTTCGTCGTGGGATCGGCGATCCTCGCCAAGAGCACCCGCTCCACCTCGCACCTCATCATCGTCAGCAAGGACACGCAGCTTGTCATGGACCTTCAGGACCAACTGAAGAAGGGCGACGGCAGCCAGATGACCGTCGACACCATGGCCCCCGGCGACGGCGTCCGCGCCATGCTCGACCAGGAACTCGCCGACCAGAGCATCGACGGATACCTCTGGATCACCCCCGCCAAGAGCGCAAACGACCGGCCCGCCTTCGACTTCAAGCCACGCTCCAAAGCCGATATCTCCACCAGCTCCGTCCTCAAGGACGCCCTGCAGACCGTGCTCGTCCGCGAGCGCCTGACGCACCAGGGGATGGTCGCCTCCGACGTCGACTCGATGATGGCGCCCGTCACCATCGACACCTCCAGCTCCAGCGGCAAGTCCAAGAGCGTCAACGGCTCCTTTGCCGTCGCTTACATCCTCTTCTTCCTCATGTACATGGTGGTCATGCTCTATGGCATGAACGTGGCCCGCTCCATCATCGAAGAGAAGACCTCGCGCGTCTTCGAGGTTCTGCTCGCCACCATCACTCCGGAAGAGATGCTCGCCGGCAAGATCCTCGGCGTGGGCTCGGTCGGCATCACGCAGATCCTCATCTGGATGCTGGCCGCGCTCATTCTCGCGCCCATCTCCGGCATGATGGGCAGCGGCTCATTCTCCTTCTCCATCACCGTGGTGCAGGCCATCTTCTTCGTCCTCTACTTCATCTTCGGCTTCCTGCTCTACTCGTCGATGGCGGCCGCGCTGGGTTCCATGACCAACTCCGAGCAGGAGCTCCAGCAGCTCAACATGTTCCTCGTTCTTCCGCTCGCCTTCTGCATGCTAATGATCCCCGTGGTCACCACCAACCCCGGCGGCACGTGGGCGCGGATCGTCTCGCTGATTCCCTTCTGCACGCCGTTGCTGATGAACTTCCGCGTCTCGCTGGCAATGCCCCAGCCCTGGGAACTCGCCCTCTCGTTCGTGCTCATGTCCCTGACGATCTACGCCGTCCTCTGGATCGCCAGCCGCATCTACCGCGTCGGCATCCTCATGTACGGCAAGAAGCCCAACCTGCCCGAGATCCTGCGCTGGGTGAAGTACAGCTAG
- the sucC gene encoding ADP-forming succinate--CoA ligase subunit beta, protein MKIHEYQAKDILRKYNVPVPGGEMVTTLEQADTAAKALFSAGNAVVVVKAQIHAGGRGKGGGVKVVKNLEAANEAAKAILGMQLVTHQTGAAGQKVQRLLIEEGSAIDRELYLGLVLDRASAKIVFMASQSGGMEIEEVAHATPELIYKEYVDPAVGFQPFQARKLAFKLGLTTAQINPAVAFMMGLYKAFVETDSTLMEINPFITTKDGKLMALDCKINFDDNAMFRHKDLKELRDLAEEDPLEVEASKFALNYIKLDGSIACMVNGAGLAMATMDIIEYAGGKAANFLDVGGGANQEQIENAFGILLSDPNVKAIFINIFGGILRVDVLATAVVAAAKKLNVSIPIILRLEGTNVEEGRKILAESGLKFQVGATMKEAADLAVAAAKGGN, encoded by the coding sequence ATGAAGATTCACGAGTATCAGGCAAAAGACATTCTGCGGAAGTACAACGTGCCGGTTCCAGGCGGCGAGATGGTGACCACGCTGGAGCAGGCGGACACCGCAGCCAAGGCGCTGTTTTCGGCCGGTAACGCGGTGGTTGTCGTGAAGGCTCAGATTCATGCGGGCGGACGCGGCAAGGGCGGCGGCGTGAAGGTGGTGAAGAACCTCGAGGCAGCCAATGAGGCGGCGAAGGCTATTCTGGGCATGCAGCTTGTGACGCACCAGACCGGCGCGGCTGGCCAAAAGGTCCAGAGGCTGCTGATCGAAGAGGGTTCGGCGATCGACCGCGAGCTTTACCTCGGTCTGGTGCTGGATCGTGCTTCGGCGAAGATCGTCTTCATGGCCTCGCAGTCCGGCGGCATGGAGATCGAGGAGGTCGCGCATGCGACTCCGGAGCTGATCTATAAGGAGTACGTCGATCCCGCGGTCGGCTTCCAGCCCTTCCAGGCGCGCAAGCTGGCGTTCAAGCTCGGCCTGACGACGGCGCAGATCAACCCTGCCGTGGCGTTCATGATGGGCCTGTACAAGGCTTTCGTCGAGACGGATTCGACGCTGATGGAGATCAACCCTTTCATCACGACGAAGGACGGCAAGTTGATGGCGCTGGACTGCAAGATCAACTTCGACGACAACGCGATGTTCCGTCACAAGGACCTGAAGGAGCTGCGCGACCTTGCGGAGGAAGATCCGCTTGAGGTCGAAGCCTCCAAGTTCGCCCTGAACTACATCAAGCTCGACGGCTCGATCGCCTGCATGGTGAATGGCGCGGGTCTGGCGATGGCGACGATGGACATCATCGAGTACGCCGGCGGCAAGGCTGCGAACTTCCTCGACGTAGGCGGTGGAGCCAACCAGGAGCAGATCGAGAATGCGTTCGGCATCCTCCTCTCCGACCCCAACGTGAAGGCGATCTTCATCAACATCTTCGGCGGCATTCTGCGCGTGGATGTGCTGGCCACGGCGGTGGTCGCGGCGGCGAAGAAGCTGAACGTTTCGATCCCGATCATCCTTCGCCTTGAGGGAACGAACGTGGAAGAAGGCCGCAAGATTCTGGCTGAGTCTGGATTGAAGTTCCAGGTCGGCGCAACGATGAAGGAAGCTGCCGACTTGGCTGTCGCCGCGGCGAAGGGGGGCAACTAA
- a CDS encoding glycosyltransferase family 39 protein — MTTEWPIRHRRWVQLAALAALVCLGVALRVVNLNGVTRRTPDEYAYAEAGKVLVAQGRAGVPMLMEHVAANPMTAANPVRAGYLFLVADAMRLTGHTDEFAGAELACAASIVCVLLLAVVAWRRFSPGVALVAMLLYAVNPAALMTARRGWGDTVIEAVALLMLLAACEVAAGSRPMGWGILVALPGGFAITLKQTAVLSFAFCAGWILVVLWLRRQRRDAALFAGLCTLTVLVAVAWLAHLLGGWQHFVAFLTNSMNSSTGNAYSMAYEGGSPLRLGRAFLVVSAPTVMLVLAAIGYARDLSRPVPVERQMTWAFFGLCVVFLATVTLMNNRMNLRYLAPLYAPEALLAGVGMAFLVDMATQRRPAWGAPVAGVAGMLVLGAAALDYTHFRTEFALPDVQDLSVRMVVEAAGSPTPVALDASGAAVPPGGVEFWIAAAVKASQAGECQATIDTSTHAVQIDANSALAWNNLAAGFECSHQWPAAISAAQHALQIQPDFPLARNNLNWSLEQQAKESSK; from the coding sequence TTGACAACCGAATGGCCTATCCGGCACCGGCGCTGGGTGCAACTGGCTGCGCTGGCGGCGCTCGTTTGCCTGGGTGTCGCGCTGCGTGTGGTGAACCTGAACGGCGTTACGCGACGCACGCCCGATGAGTACGCCTATGCCGAGGCAGGGAAGGTGTTGGTGGCGCAGGGGCGGGCGGGTGTGCCGATGTTGATGGAGCACGTGGCCGCGAATCCCATGACGGCTGCGAACCCGGTGCGCGCGGGGTATCTCTTTCTGGTTGCGGATGCAATGCGGTTGACGGGGCACACGGACGAGTTCGCCGGGGCCGAGCTGGCGTGTGCCGCATCCATCGTGTGCGTGCTCCTGCTTGCGGTGGTTGCGTGGCGGAGGTTTTCGCCTGGAGTGGCCCTGGTGGCGATGCTGCTCTATGCGGTGAATCCGGCTGCGTTGATGACGGCGCGGCGTGGATGGGGCGATACGGTGATTGAAGCGGTCGCGCTGCTGATGTTGCTGGCCGCATGCGAGGTGGCTGCGGGTTCGCGACCCATGGGCTGGGGAATCCTCGTTGCTCTGCCTGGAGGATTCGCGATTACGCTGAAGCAGACTGCGGTGCTCAGCTTCGCGTTCTGCGCAGGCTGGATTCTGGTGGTCTTGTGGTTACGCAGACAGCGGCGGGATGCTGCGCTGTTTGCGGGGCTCTGTACCCTGACTGTGCTGGTTGCGGTGGCGTGGCTGGCTCATCTGCTGGGTGGATGGCAGCACTTCGTCGCGTTCCTCACGAACAGCATGAACTCGTCGACGGGGAATGCGTACAGCATGGCGTACGAGGGGGGCTCGCCGTTGCGCCTGGGCAGGGCGTTCCTGGTCGTCAGTGCGCCTACGGTGATGCTGGTTCTGGCGGCGATTGGGTATGCACGTGACCTGAGCCGGCCGGTGCCGGTGGAGCGGCAAATGACCTGGGCCTTCTTCGGATTGTGCGTGGTCTTTCTGGCCACGGTGACCTTGATGAACAACCGGATGAATCTTCGTTATCTTGCGCCGCTCTATGCCCCTGAGGCTCTGCTGGCTGGGGTGGGGATGGCGTTTCTGGTGGATATGGCGACGCAGAGGCGCCCGGCGTGGGGGGCTCCGGTGGCCGGTGTTGCCGGGATGCTTGTGTTGGGTGCGGCTGCGCTGGACTATACCCACTTTCGGACGGAGTTCGCTCTGCCCGACGTGCAGGATCTCTCGGTGCGGATGGTGGTGGAGGCCGCTGGCTCTCCGACACCTGTTGCCCTTGACGCGAGCGGCGCTGCGGTGCCTCCGGGGGGCGTCGAATTCTGGATCGCGGCTGCGGTCAAGGCCTCGCAGGCCGGGGAGTGTCAGGCCACGATCGATACCTCGACCCATGCGGTGCAGATCGACGCCAACAGCGCCCTTGCATGGAATAACCTGGCAGCGGGCTTCGAATGCAGTCACCAGTGGCCGGCTGCGATTAGCGCGGCGCAGCATGCGTTGCAGATCCAGCCCGACTTTCCACTGGCTCGCAACAACCTGAACTGGTCGCTCGAGCAGCAGGCCAAAGAGTCTTCGAAGTAG
- a CDS encoding aldose epimerase family protein, producing the protein MTFSTIATALQASVTKAPFGKTQDGTPVEIYTITSGKAEARIMTYGARVVSLKVPDRDGKVGDVVLGYNSVAEYQADPSTYFGSIVGRYGNRLAKGTFAIDGKEYHVPVNNNGQSLHGGTLGFDKLVWTGKEIPDGVEMTLVSKDGDMGYPGTMTTHAKYTLHGATLRIDYTLSTDKTTVANITNHSYFNLSGDGSGSILDEIITIPASRYTPVTPVLIPTGIEPVAGTPFDFTKPTVIGKRIDEANEQLKIAGGYDHNWVLNGQMGVLHEAAKVEDPKSGRVLTVTTTEPGVQFYTGNFLDGTFKGKTGAVYAKHAGLCLETQHFPDSPNHPSFPSTLLKPGQPRHSTTIFTFTTEAKK; encoded by the coding sequence ATGACCTTTTCGACGATTGCGACCGCGCTTCAAGCGTCGGTGACCAAAGCTCCCTTCGGCAAGACGCAGGACGGCACACCCGTCGAGATCTACACCATCACCAGCGGCAAGGCGGAGGCGCGCATTATGACCTATGGCGCGCGCGTGGTGTCGCTGAAGGTTCCGGATCGCGACGGCAAGGTGGGTGACGTGGTGCTTGGTTACAACTCCGTGGCGGAATACCAGGCGGACCCGAGCACCTACTTCGGTTCGATCGTGGGGCGGTACGGAAACCGGCTGGCGAAGGGCACGTTCGCGATCGACGGTAAGGAGTATCACGTGCCGGTGAACAACAACGGGCAGTCGCTGCATGGCGGCACGCTGGGCTTCGACAAGCTGGTGTGGACGGGCAAGGAGATCCCGGATGGCGTCGAGATGACGCTGGTCTCGAAGGACGGCGACATGGGGTATCCCGGCACGATGACCACGCATGCGAAGTACACGCTGCATGGCGCGACGCTGCGGATCGACTACACGCTGTCGACCGATAAGACGACGGTAGCGAATATTACGAATCACTCGTACTTCAATCTTTCCGGCGATGGCTCGGGCAGCATTCTGGACGAGATCATCACGATTCCCGCGAGCCGGTACACGCCGGTGACGCCCGTGCTGATTCCGACGGGCATCGAGCCGGTTGCGGGGACGCCGTTCGACTTCACCAAACCGACGGTGATCGGCAAGCGCATCGACGAGGCGAACGAGCAGTTGAAGATCGCCGGCGGCTACGACCACAACTGGGTGCTGAACGGGCAGATGGGCGTGCTGCATGAGGCGGCGAAGGTCGAGGATCCGAAGTCGGGACGCGTGCTGACGGTGACGACGACGGAGCCGGGCGTGCAGTTTTATACCGGCAACTTCCTGGATGGCACGTTCAAGGGCAAGACGGGGGCGGTGTATGCGAAGCATGCTGGGCTCTGCCTGGAGACGCAGCACTTTCCGGATTCACCCAACCATCCGAGCTTTCCTTCGACGCTGCTGAAGCCTGGACAGCCGCGGCACAGCACGACGATCTTTACGTTCACGACAGAAGCGAAAAAGTAA
- the ndk gene encoding nucleoside-diphosphate kinase, which translates to MSQRTFSIIKPDAVRKGYTAAILAKIEEAGFKIVSIKRLSISKAQAEGFYYVHAERGFFGELTDFMSSGPIFPMVLEKDNAIADLRKLMGATNPAQAEEGTIRKEFAASIGENAIHGSDAEETAAFEIGYFFAGIELK; encoded by the coding sequence TTGTCACAGCGCACCTTCAGCATCATCAAGCCCGACGCCGTCCGCAAGGGCTATACCGCCGCCATTCTCGCCAAGATTGAAGAGGCCGGCTTCAAGATCGTTTCGATCAAGCGCCTCTCGATCTCGAAGGCCCAGGCCGAGGGTTTCTACTATGTTCACGCCGAGCGCGGTTTCTTCGGCGAACTGACCGACTTCATGAGCTCCGGGCCAATCTTCCCGATGGTGCTCGAGAAGGACAACGCGATCGCCGACCTGCGCAAGCTGATGGGCGCGACCAACCCGGCACAGGCTGAAGAGGGCACGATCCGCAAGGAGTTCGCCGCTTCGATCGGGGAGAACGCCATCCATGGTTCGGATGCTGAAGAGACGGCTGCGTTTGAGATCGGCTACTTCTTCGCTGGAATCGAACTGAAGTAA
- a CDS encoding GNAT family N-acetyltransferase, translating to MPQLRCATAEDAPIIARHRGLMFLDMGSVTPEQAEQLIAAAEPWFRAQIEAGTYIGWLVEEDDTVVAGGGVFLRELGPIPGCFRVGRWAHIANVYTLLSHRRRGIARSPMNEMLHWCAVNAIDQVTLAASADGRALYESVGFVETNEMRLAKPLG from the coding sequence GTGCCACAGCTTCGTTGCGCCACAGCGGAGGACGCCCCCATCATCGCCCGCCACCGTGGCCTCATGTTCCTCGACATGGGCTCCGTCACGCCCGAGCAGGCCGAGCAGCTAATCGCAGCAGCCGAGCCCTGGTTTCGCGCGCAGATCGAAGCGGGCACGTACATCGGATGGCTCGTCGAAGAAGACGATACCGTCGTTGCCGGCGGAGGCGTCTTCCTGCGTGAACTTGGCCCCATCCCCGGATGCTTCCGGGTAGGGCGCTGGGCCCACATCGCCAACGTCTACACGCTTCTCTCCCACCGCAGACGAGGCATCGCACGCAGCCCGATGAACGAGATGCTGCACTGGTGTGCAGTCAACGCCATCGATCAGGTCACCCTCGCTGCATCCGCCGACGGCCGCGCCTTGTATGAGTCCGTGGGCTTCGTCGAAACCAACGAAATGCGCCTGGCCAAACCGCTCGGCTAG
- a CDS encoding L-rhamnose mutarotase, whose amino-acid sequence MRRICFTLKVRPECLAEYRVRHAAVWPEMQDALRETGWANYSLFLREDGLLVGYLECEDFAASQAGMKKHPVNARWQAEMGPLFETLEGGPDDSMKPLDEVFHLA is encoded by the coding sequence ATGCGTCGAATCTGTTTTACGTTGAAAGTCCGTCCGGAATGCCTTGCCGAGTACCGGGTGCGCCATGCCGCGGTATGGCCGGAGATGCAGGATGCGCTGCGGGAGACGGGTTGGGCGAACTACTCGCTCTTCCTGCGGGAGGATGGTCTCCTGGTGGGGTACCTGGAGTGTGAGGACTTTGCCGCGTCGCAGGCGGGGATGAAGAAGCATCCGGTGAATGCTCGGTGGCAGGCGGAGATGGGGCCGCTGTTCGAGACGCTGGAGGGTGGGCCGGACGACAGTATGAAGCCTCTGGACGAGGTCTTTCATCTGGCCTAG
- the sucD gene encoding succinate--CoA ligase subunit alpha, protein MAVLVDKNTRLIVQGITGREGTFHAKGCSEYSKQFGYDIVVGGVTPGKGGTTHEGWPVFNTVEEAVAATGANASVIFVPPPFAADGILEATDAGLPLVICITEGIPTLDMVKTWEVVKNSKTRLIGPNCPGVISPGKAKIGIMPGRIHKEGSVGIVSKSGTLTYEAVYQLTTRGIGQSTAIGIGGDPIIGTTHIDALRLLQDDPETEAIIMIGEIGGSAEEAAAKFIKEYVTKPVVGFIAGQTAPPGRRMGHAGAIISGGEGTAAEKMKAMTEAGITVVKSPAEIGEAMAGLLGKA, encoded by the coding sequence ATGGCGGTTCTCGTTGACAAAAATACTCGTCTGATCGTGCAGGGCATCACGGGCCGCGAAGGCACCTTCCATGCGAAGGGCTGCTCGGAGTACTCGAAGCAGTTCGGCTACGACATCGTTGTCGGCGGCGTGACCCCCGGCAAGGGCGGCACGACGCATGAGGGATGGCCCGTCTTCAATACGGTGGAAGAGGCTGTTGCCGCAACCGGTGCGAACGCCAGCGTTATCTTCGTTCCGCCACCGTTCGCGGCGGACGGCATCCTGGAAGCGACCGACGCCGGCTTGCCGCTGGTGATCTGCATTACGGAAGGCATTCCTACGCTGGACATGGTGAAGACGTGGGAGGTCGTGAAGAACTCGAAGACCCGTCTCATCGGACCCAACTGCCCCGGCGTCATCTCGCCCGGCAAGGCCAAGATCGGCATCATGCCCGGACGCATTCACAAGGAAGGCTCTGTGGGCATCGTCTCGAAGTCCGGCACGCTGACGTATGAGGCTGTCTACCAGCTCACCACGCGCGGCATCGGGCAGTCGACCGCGATCGGTATTGGCGGCGACCCCATCATTGGGACAACGCACATCGACGCGCTGCGCCTGCTGCAGGACGATCCCGAGACCGAGGCAATCATTATGATCGGCGAGATCGGCGGCTCAGCCGAAGAGGCTGCGGCGAAGTTCATCAAGGAATATGTGACGAAGCCTGTGGTTGGGTTCATCGCTGGGCAGACGGCGCCTCCGGGCCGCCGCATGGGCCATGCGGGCGCGATCATCTCGGGCGGCGAGGGCACGGCTGCCGAGAAGATGAAGGCGATGACTGAGGCTGGCATCACGGTGGTTAAGTCGCCGGCTGAGATCGGTGAGGCTATGGCTGGGCTTTTGGGTAAAGCTTAG
- a CDS encoding ABC transporter ATP-binding protein codes for MAIVELKNVRKVYDEKVAVHGLSLTIEPGTIYGVLGPNGSGKTSTIRMMIGITVPDSGTVSLFGQPFTRNNLKRVGYLPEERGLYKKMNVLDQLTFLGQLHRLDAATARARATQWCERLEITEAMPKKTEDLSKGMQQKIQFIAALLHEPDLVIMDEPFSGLDPVNGKLLQDTLMDLRNEGRAILFSTHRMDQAEKMCDEIALVHRGNLVLQGSMREVKRQYPRNRVVIEYEENGSVLRHPSIESSEHFSGRMEIKLKSTPGTDPDAQPLLAAAVANGMRIRRFEVIEPTLEEIFIEVVGGNVDA; via the coding sequence ATGGCAATCGTTGAACTGAAGAATGTGCGCAAGGTATACGACGAGAAGGTAGCCGTCCACGGCCTCTCGCTCACCATCGAACCGGGCACCATCTACGGCGTGCTCGGCCCCAACGGCTCCGGCAAGACCTCGACCATCCGCATGATGATCGGCATCACGGTCCCCGACTCCGGCACGGTGAGCCTGTTCGGCCAGCCCTTTACCCGCAATAACCTCAAGCGCGTGGGCTACCTGCCGGAAGAGCGCGGCCTGTACAAAAAGATGAACGTGCTTGACCAGCTCACCTTCCTTGGCCAGCTCCACCGCCTCGACGCCGCCACGGCCCGAGCCCGAGCCACCCAGTGGTGCGAACGCCTCGAGATCACCGAGGCCATGCCCAAGAAGACCGAAGACCTCTCCAAGGGCATGCAGCAGAAGATCCAGTTCATCGCCGCCCTCCTGCACGAGCCCGACCTCGTCATCATGGACGAGCCCTTCAGCGGCCTCGACCCCGTCAACGGCAAGCTCCTCCAGGACACGCTCATGGACCTGCGCAACGAGGGACGCGCCATCCTCTTCTCCACCCACCGCATGGATCAGGCTGAAAAGATGTGCGACGAGATCGCCCTCGTCCATCGCGGCAACCTCGTCCTCCAGGGCTCCATGCGCGAGGTCAAGCGCCAGTACCCGCGCAATCGCGTCGTCATCGAGTACGAAGAGAACGGATCCGTCCTGCGCCATCCTTCCATCGAAAGCTCCGAGCACTTCTCCGGCCGCATGGAGATCAAGTTGAAAAGCACACCCGGCACCGATCCCGATGCGCAGCCCCTGCTCGCCGCCGCCGTCGCCAACGGCATGCGCATCCGTCGCTTCGAGGTCATCGAACCGACCCTGGAAGAGATATTTATCGAAGTCGTAGGGGGAAACGTCGATGCATAG
- a CDS encoding PGN_0703 family putative restriction endonuclease, which translates to MTMDEDYAERGDDDDESERFHLDDSSIAAAAMAPPAPRPVVPGRGSAGVLRRELNERAFRYAVRRGLVHDMTPTAHPSVVFGPDGTRHGNFLDATYRAIVADAGWAKRLTKAHTAHRRVWPRAEWRWRELDAAASSDALLMNVFCYPGVLEGRELRALLGVVAGVHPEFGYTPRIPLKNGTFDRTEIDLRLGDLLVEAKLTETAVGPTRRALLDRYPGFVEAFEPRLEENIPGYQLHRGVLAAASSPGARFCVLADVRRPDLLEAWHAVMATVRTADLRCRLQMLTWQEVAAALPEELQGFLEERYGIVPM; encoded by the coding sequence ATGACCATGGATGAGGACTACGCAGAACGGGGCGATGACGACGATGAGAGCGAGCGCTTTCATCTGGACGACTCATCGATTGCGGCGGCTGCCATGGCGCCTCCTGCTCCCCGGCCTGTTGTGCCCGGGCGTGGTTCTGCCGGCGTGCTGCGGAGGGAGTTGAACGAACGGGCGTTCCGCTATGCGGTGCGTCGCGGTTTGGTACATGACATGACGCCGACTGCGCATCCGTCGGTGGTGTTTGGGCCCGATGGGACGCGGCATGGCAACTTTCTCGATGCGACGTATCGGGCGATTGTGGCGGATGCGGGGTGGGCGAAGCGGCTGACGAAGGCCCACACGGCGCACCGCCGGGTGTGGCCGAGGGCGGAGTGGCGATGGAGGGAGCTCGATGCGGCGGCGAGCTCCGATGCGTTGTTGATGAATGTGTTCTGTTATCCCGGGGTGCTGGAGGGGAGGGAACTGCGAGCCCTGCTGGGCGTGGTGGCGGGGGTGCATCCGGAGTTTGGATATACGCCTCGGATTCCGCTTAAGAATGGCACGTTCGATCGCACCGAGATCGATCTGCGGCTGGGCGACCTGCTGGTGGAGGCGAAGCTGACGGAGACGGCGGTGGGGCCTACGCGGCGCGCCCTGCTGGACCGGTATCCGGGGTTTGTGGAGGCCTTCGAGCCGCGGCTGGAGGAGAATATTCCCGGGTATCAACTGCATCGCGGCGTGCTGGCCGCGGCGTCTTCGCCGGGCGCACGGTTCTGCGTGCTGGCCGATGTGCGGCGGCCCGACCTGCTGGAGGCGTGGCATGCGGTGATGGCGACGGTACGGACGGCTGACTTGCGGTGCAGGCTGCAGATGCTGACGTGGCAGGAGGTGGCGGCGGCGCTGCCGGAGGAGCTGCAGGGATTTCTGGAAGAGCGGTACGGCATTGTCCCGATGTGA